A genome region from Deltaproteobacteria bacterium includes the following:
- a CDS encoding nucleotidyl transferase AbiEii/AbiGii toxin family protein: MHQVIKQMLSRYDCRSLPDYENALKEIIQEIALLGMWRGKFFERGAFYGGTALRVLHGLDRFSEDLDFTLLRPDVTFDISQYENFLKRELEAFGFETSVEKKWKAAGTSVESAFIKANTLIHLLKIKTSLVTHKDHTLKIKIEVDTTPPGSMPTTVIEHYSPIPYSIKTLPLPTLFAGKIVAMLFRPYKFNTKGRDFYDFLWYVSRGVLVDVPHLKACLLQLAKWPEDQDLTMNDVAALLHKRLENLDLDRAKDDVLPFVRDRQSVEAWQKSLFTTAVNRLEGLPR; the protein is encoded by the coding sequence ATGCACCAAGTGATCAAACAGATGCTGAGTCGCTATGACTGCAGATCCCTACCAGATTACGAAAATGCGCTGAAGGAGATTATCCAGGAGATCGCCTTGCTCGGCATGTGGCGCGGCAAGTTCTTTGAGAGAGGCGCGTTTTACGGTGGTACAGCTCTACGCGTACTACACGGACTTGACCGTTTCTCTGAGGACCTTGATTTTACGCTGCTACGGCCTGACGTGACTTTCGACATATCTCAGTATGAGAATTTTCTTAAACGCGAGCTCGAAGCTTTCGGCTTTGAGACTTCGGTTGAGAAGAAATGGAAAGCAGCAGGAACGAGTGTTGAATCAGCCTTCATCAAGGCCAACACGCTCATTCATCTACTAAAGATCAAGACCAGCCTCGTGACCCACAAGGATCACACGCTCAAAATCAAGATCGAAGTAGACACGACACCTCCCGGTTCCATGCCGACCACCGTGATTGAGCATTATAGTCCGATCCCCTACTCCATTAAGACACTGCCACTGCCAACCCTGTTCGCAGGCAAAATCGTCGCCATGCTGTTTAGGCCTTACAAATTTAATACCAAGGGACGGGATTTTTACGACTTCCTTTGGTACGTCAGTCGTGGCGTCCTCGTGGATGTACCTCATTTAAAGGCGTGCCTCCTGCAATTAGCTAAGTGGCCGGAGGATCAAGATTTGACGATGAATGATGTCGCTGCGTTATTGCACAAGCGCCTAGAAAACCTTGACCTTGATCGAGCCAAGGATGATGTTTTGCCGTTTGTCCGCGATCGACAATCAGTGGAGGCCTGGCAAAAAAGCTTGTTTACCACTGCGGTAAATCGCCTTGAAGGCTTACCTCGTTAA
- a CDS encoding phytoene/squalene synthase family protein — protein sequence MAEPTLNNPPTLHETLRAACRSSMRKGSLSFFLASRLAGARLRQGLMVLYSWCRYCDDAVDAGDQTELVERRSLAVDELRRETWAAMHGNLVTTPAAGAPFAMVAFHWLAQCYRIPDHYPQELLAGMDMDVAGQLYRTYDDLRLYCYRVAGVVGLMFSHLAGVSDEAALKHAADLGAAMQLTNIARDVLTDVALGRVYLPHDWLAAEGLSPEDVGDPTKRDAVARVVARLLAAADDYYASGEAGLRYLPLRAALAAGAARFIYAEIGQLVRDRGAAAWESRAVVPLGRKLVLVAKAVRVVIAQRWSQIGRTWQPAPIRTVWRFS from the coding sequence TTGGCTGAGCCTACTTTAAATAACCCACCAACCTTGCATGAGACTCTGCGTGCCGCGTGTCGCTCAAGCATGCGCAAGGGGTCGCTGAGTTTTTTCCTAGCCTCACGACTTGCCGGCGCACGACTCCGGCAAGGTCTGATGGTGCTTTATTCTTGGTGTCGCTACTGTGATGATGCCGTCGATGCCGGTGATCAAACGGAACTCGTCGAGCGCCGTAGCCTCGCGGTCGATGAGCTGCGTCGTGAGACCTGGGCAGCGATGCACGGCAATCTTGTGACGACGCCTGCGGCTGGTGCACCTTTTGCCATGGTAGCCTTCCACTGGCTGGCGCAGTGCTACCGCATACCTGACCACTACCCGCAGGAGCTACTGGCGGGTATGGATATGGATGTCGCAGGTCAGTTGTACCGGACCTACGATGATCTACGGCTCTACTGCTACCGCGTGGCGGGAGTGGTGGGACTAATGTTTAGTCATCTAGCTGGTGTGAGTGACGAAGCGGCGCTTAAGCATGCCGCCGACCTTGGTGCGGCGATGCAGCTGACTAATATCGCGCGCGATGTGTTGACGGATGTTGCGCTGGGGCGCGTCTATCTGCCCCACGATTGGCTGGCAGCCGAGGGTCTCAGTCCCGAGGATGTCGGTGACCCCACTAAACGCGATGCAGTGGCGCGCGTGGTCGCAAGGCTGCTCGCAGCGGCGGACGACTACTATGCATCGGGCGAGGCGGGACTCCGGTATCTGCCCTTGCGCGCAGCATTGGCAGCCGGTGCTGCTAGGTTTATTTATGCTGAGATCGGCCAGTTGGTGCGTGACCGCGGTGCTGCCGCCTGGGAAAGCCGGGCCGTGGTGCCTCTTGGGCGGAAGTTAGTGCTGGTGGCCAAGGCCGTTAGGGTCGTGATTGCGCAGCGCTGGTCCCAGATCGGAAGGACCTGGCAGCCTGCGCCAATTCGCACAGTTTGGAGGTTTTCATGA
- a CDS encoding phytoene desaturase, with the protein MPTNLTPPRASHTIKKAAVVGSGFGGLAVAIRLAAAGVKTVIYEALPELGGRAGVFTQDGHVFDRGPTVVTAPDTITELFELAGKSMSNYVELMPVSPMYRLFWEDGTTFDYSAGEEDLMREIRRLSPEDVNGYQRYFRYAQEVFDEGYTKLCHVPFLNFWDMVKVAPQLIRLNAHVPVYSTVSKFFKSDYLRQAFSFNSLLIGGNPLRASSIYTLIHPLERKWGVYFPRGGTHALVRGLAKLFTDIGGEIRLGTPVKQILTKNGRISGVMDASGNKEDFDTVVSNADVVHTYDKLLGHEAAAAKKARRLKSKRHSMSLFLIYFGTNNAYPNLIHHNVMFGRRYQELLKDIFDRGVVSDDFSLYLHAPSLTDDSLAPPGKHTYYVLAPVPHLGHGAFDWKRNGESFADNIMAYLDEHYMPGLRDDLTVRKIFTPLDFQSRLSAHEGSAFSLEPTLTQSAYFRVHNADPQLPGLYFVGAGTHPGAGIPGVIGSAKATAGVILGAEAPAAAGALQPQPAGV; encoded by the coding sequence ATGCCTACTAACCTGACTCCCCCCAGAGCCTCACACACCATTAAAAAAGCAGCTGTCGTTGGCAGCGGCTTCGGCGGTCTGGCGGTCGCGATTCGGTTGGCAGCAGCCGGGGTGAAGACTGTCATTTACGAGGCCCTACCGGAACTCGGTGGGCGCGCCGGCGTTTTCACCCAAGATGGCCACGTGTTCGACCGCGGTCCGACCGTCGTGACAGCTCCCGACACCATTACCGAGTTATTCGAACTCGCCGGTAAATCGATGAGTAACTACGTCGAGCTCATGCCGGTGAGCCCGATGTACCGGCTTTTCTGGGAGGACGGCACGACCTTTGACTATAGCGCTGGCGAAGAAGATCTGATGCGCGAGATCCGCCGCCTATCGCCCGAGGACGTGAACGGTTATCAGCGTTACTTCCGCTACGCGCAGGAAGTGTTTGACGAAGGCTACACGAAGCTCTGTCACGTGCCCTTTCTAAACTTTTGGGACATGGTCAAGGTGGCACCGCAGCTGATTAGGCTGAATGCGCATGTTCCTGTTTACTCAACGGTGAGTAAATTCTTCAAAAGTGATTATTTGCGTCAGGCATTTTCGTTCAACAGTCTACTCATCGGTGGCAACCCACTGCGGGCGTCGTCGATTTATACGCTCATCCACCCGCTTGAGCGCAAATGGGGCGTCTACTTCCCTCGCGGTGGGACGCACGCACTGGTGCGCGGACTGGCCAAGCTGTTCACCGATATTGGTGGGGAGATTCGCTTGGGCACGCCGGTGAAGCAAATCCTGACCAAAAATGGCCGCATCAGCGGTGTGATGGACGCCAGCGGTAACAAAGAAGACTTTGACACCGTCGTCAGTAATGCCGACGTCGTTCACACCTACGATAAACTGCTTGGGCACGAAGCGGCAGCAGCTAAAAAAGCGCGCCGCCTGAAGTCTAAGCGCCATAGTATGTCGCTATTTCTGATTTACTTTGGCACCAACAATGCCTACCCGAATCTGATCCATCACAACGTGATGTTTGGACGCCGTTATCAAGAGCTGCTCAAAGACATCTTTGACCGCGGTGTGGTCAGTGACGACTTTTCGCTCTACCTGCATGCGCCTAGCTTGACGGATGACTCGCTGGCGCCTCCTGGTAAACACACGTACTACGTGTTGGCGCCGGTGCCACACCTAGGGCACGGGGCCTTCGACTGGAAGCGCAACGGCGAGAGCTTCGCCGATAACATCATGGCGTATCTCGACGAGCATTATATGCCAGGACTGCGCGATGATCTGACCGTGCGCAAAATCTTCACGCCGCTGGATTTTCAGTCGCGGCTCTCTGCTCACGAGGGGTCAGCCTTCTCGCTCGAACCCACGCTGACGCAGAGCGCTTATTTCCGCGTACACAACGCGGATCCGCAGCTGCCGGGGCTTTATTTTGTCGGAGCAGGGACGCACCCAGGAGCTGGCATCCCAGGCGTCATTGGCTCGGCAAAGGCTACGGCTGGCGTCATACTTGGTGCGGAAGCACCGGCGGCGGCAGGGGCGCTGCAACCACAACCCGCTGGAGTTTGA
- the crtY gene encoding lycopene beta-cyclase CrtY yields MQVEAKSVVFVGGGLANGLAALRLTMRRPDLPIVVLEAGPTLGGEHTWCWHDSDVTAASDWVTALATASWQGYDVRFPDYSRTLTGRYHALRSADFHAKLTHLLRRRVRTSTPVAEVHGDHVILASGERINAGCVVDGRGFAAVDSSHCAPCAYQKFFGLFLRTDKRHGIKRPMLMDATVDQRDGYRFFYILPWSEHELLIEDTCYSDTAAVDDAGARADILSYAEALGLGAFTVIGEERGSLPLPLYGAAAPTLTRTNLHSGVRAGLFHPTTGYSMPEAVRFAEWLSGPDGVGRRTGKALAQAAARRARQVWRQGDFCRRLNSMFFKAAAPSGRRHVMAKFYRRDPELIARFYSGQLSAIDCLRLLSGPPPVPVAEGARAFFLKSVSAERGL; encoded by the coding sequence GTGCAAGTTGAGGCTAAATCCGTCGTATTTGTTGGTGGCGGTTTGGCGAATGGTCTAGCGGCCTTGCGTCTTACCATGCGGCGTCCAGATTTACCGATCGTCGTGCTGGAGGCTGGGCCGACTCTAGGTGGGGAGCATACATGGTGCTGGCACGATAGTGATGTAACCGCGGCCAGTGACTGGGTGACGGCGCTGGCAACGGCCAGTTGGCAGGGCTATGACGTGCGGTTTCCGGACTATAGCCGCACGCTTACGGGGCGTTATCACGCGCTGCGATCAGCAGACTTTCACGCCAAATTGACGCACCTCCTGCGCCGTCGCGTTAGGACCTCCACTCCAGTAGCGGAGGTTCACGGTGACCACGTGATCTTGGCGAGTGGTGAACGCATTAACGCGGGGTGTGTCGTCGATGGCCGCGGCTTTGCCGCGGTGGATAGTTCCCATTGCGCACCTTGTGCCTACCAAAAATTTTTTGGTTTGTTTCTCCGTACCGACAAGCGCCACGGCATCAAGCGTCCGATGCTGATGGATGCGACCGTGGATCAGCGTGACGGTTATCGGTTCTTTTATATCCTGCCGTGGAGCGAGCACGAGCTACTGATCGAAGATACTTGCTACAGTGATACGGCTGCCGTTGATGACGCTGGCGCGCGTGCTGACATCTTAAGTTACGCGGAGGCTCTTGGTCTCGGTGCATTCACCGTAATCGGTGAGGAGCGTGGCTCATTGCCGCTGCCGCTATATGGTGCCGCAGCACCAACACTCACACGCACCAATCTTCATTCAGGCGTACGGGCCGGGCTCTTTCATCCGACGACCGGTTACTCGATGCCCGAGGCCGTGCGATTTGCGGAATGGCTCAGCGGGCCCGACGGGGTAGGGCGCCGCACCGGTAAGGCCTTGGCGCAAGCGGCTGCGCGACGCGCCCGTCAAGTGTGGCGTCAGGGTGATTTTTGCCGCCGTCTCAATAGTATGTTTTTCAAGGCAGCCGCACCGTCAGGGCGGCGCCATGTCATGGCGAAATTTTACCGCCGCGATCCTGAGTTAATCGCGCGCTTTTATAGCGGTCAGCTCAGTGCCATCGATTGCTTGCGTCTGCTTTCTGGACCTCCCCCCGTGCCGGTAGCAGAGGGGGCGCGAGCCTTTTTTCTGAAGTCTGTGTCTGCAGAAAGGGGCTTGTAA
- a CDS encoding alpha/beta hydrolase, with the protein MPLPDLRVFGRIVLTSLLVPIAITALPNRQAAALPEAEFQTGFETQALPLVERTRLQFFRAADGTKIAYRSFPATDGTPARGTVVFVHGYSESMLKHAEIIYDLTQAGYNLYALDLRGMGESQRLLDERQIGHVEKFSDYVTDLKQFVTNVVVPASGRPLFLLAHSLGGMVSTDMLADGTSPFTAVAYSAPMFGIRTRGFPPWLVSTVIGFNVWRGKGSAFRPGGGLMDPSKEDGSKSSVTHSAARANATLALYKKRPDLTIGGQSNKWMAEAIAATSRATRLARKISVPIRIFQAEEDAIVTAEGQQEFCAAAPHCELRIVAGARHEILQESDSMRTPVIGEILNFFQPQPLVN; encoded by the coding sequence GTGCCCCTCCCCGATCTGCGCGTGTTTGGACGCATCGTCCTGACATCGTTACTAGTCCCTATTGCGATCACCGCTCTGCCCAATCGCCAGGCTGCCGCCTTGCCGGAGGCAGAATTTCAAACTGGATTTGAAACGCAGGCGTTGCCGCTGGTTGAACGCACGCGGCTGCAGTTTTTTCGCGCCGCCGACGGCACCAAGATCGCCTATCGCAGTTTTCCCGCCACTGACGGCACGCCGGCTCGCGGAACCGTGGTGTTCGTACATGGCTACAGTGAATCCATGCTTAAGCATGCCGAGATCATTTACGACCTGACCCAAGCTGGCTACAACCTCTATGCCCTTGATCTGCGCGGCATGGGGGAATCGCAACGTCTACTTGACGAGCGCCAGATCGGCCATGTCGAAAAGTTCAGCGACTACGTGACGGACCTCAAGCAGTTTGTCACCAACGTCGTCGTCCCGGCCTCTGGACGTCCGCTCTTTCTGCTTGCGCATTCTCTCGGCGGCATGGTCAGCACGGACATGCTAGCCGACGGTACCAGCCCTTTTACAGCCGTAGCCTACAGTGCACCGATGTTTGGCATCAGGACTCGCGGGTTCCCGCCGTGGCTGGTGAGCACGGTGATTGGTTTCAACGTCTGGCGCGGCAAGGGCAGTGCGTTTCGGCCTGGCGGTGGCTTGATGGATCCGAGCAAGGAGGACGGCAGCAAAAGTTCCGTTACCCATAGTGCTGCGCGCGCCAACGCGACCCTCGCCCTCTACAAGAAGAGACCAGATCTGACCATTGGCGGTCAGAGCAACAAATGGATGGCTGAAGCCATAGCTGCCACGAGCCGCGCCACCCGGCTAGCGCGCAAGATCAGCGTCCCCATCAGGATATTCCAAGCTGAGGAAGACGCTATCGTGACGGCCGAGGGCCAGCAGGAATTTTGCGCGGCCGCACCCCACTGCGAACTACGCATCGTTGCAGGCGCCCGCCATGAAATCTTACAAGAAAGCGACTCCATGCGGACACCCGTGATCGGTGAGATCCTCAACTTTTTCCAACCACAACCGCTCGTCAATTAA
- a CDS encoding DJ-1/PfpI family protein has translation MTTQTVLVPLAEGFEEIEAVTIIDVLRRADLAVKTCYLRDPDVTGAHRLTVKADQSLDSVDASRCAMVVLPGGMPGSSNLAEDRRVLDLVRSVDRSGGYVAAICAAPMVLAAAGVLGGKRATCYPGFETKLEGASVSKDKVVVDGKLVTGNGPGSAVPFALKLVELLRGKVVADELAKGLLWT, from the coding sequence ATGACGACACAAACAGTTTTGGTCCCCTTGGCTGAGGGGTTTGAAGAGATCGAAGCCGTTACTATCATCGACGTCTTGCGTCGCGCCGACCTGGCAGTAAAGACCTGCTATCTCCGGGATCCCGATGTGACCGGGGCTCACCGTCTGACGGTGAAGGCCGACCAGAGTCTGGACTCTGTCGATGCGTCCAGGTGCGCCATGGTGGTGCTCCCCGGAGGCATGCCGGGCAGTAGTAACTTGGCTGAGGACCGTCGCGTGCTTGACCTCGTGCGGTCGGTCGATCGCTCGGGGGGGTACGTGGCTGCCATCTGCGCTGCACCGATGGTGCTCGCCGCAGCTGGTGTACTCGGTGGCAAGCGCGCGACCTGTTATCCTGGATTTGAGACCAAGCTCGAAGGGGCTAGCGTCAGCAAGGACAAAGTTGTGGTCGATGGTAAGTTGGTAACCGGTAATGGTCCCGGTAGTGCCGTCCCATTCGCGCTGAAGCTCGTCGAACTGCTGCGCGGCAAGGTCGTCGCGGACGAGTTAGCCAAGGGCTTGCTGTGGACCTGA
- a CDS encoding MATE family efflux transporter: MTPFSAKARNRYRTILQVAWPLIVSNSFWNVQLTVDRVFLGNFSTEALAAAIAVSGIFWAPMALLQQTASYLMTFVAQYFGAKEHQMIGPATWQALHVSVIGGLLFLGLIPLSQLIFAVVGHSPELRTMEIAYFDALCYSALPTAVVAAVSSFFSGLGRTRVILWINFIGMAANAFFAYVLIFGKWGFPALGVAGAGYATALAGYVAAAFAVSLLFRQQFEREFRMISGWRPDFALIKRFLRYGLPSGMQWALEGLAFSVFLIIVGRMKDGQAALAGSGIVVTVMMLSVLPAMGVAQAVAIQVGQLLGERKGEEAKAVTWCGIHLALAYMMSMGLSFVLVPHFYLGWFQNPSNLALWNDVARIVPVLLMFVAVFTCFDSLNLVCSFTLKGAGDTRFVSAVALALPWPLMVLPTWIAREWDGALYWAWGTASIYAMVQAMIFLRRFQSGKWITMSVIH, translated from the coding sequence ATGACACCATTTAGCGCCAAAGCACGCAACCGTTACCGAACCATACTCCAAGTTGCCTGGCCTCTGATCGTTTCCAACAGTTTCTGGAATGTCCAGCTTACGGTCGACCGCGTTTTTCTCGGTAACTTCTCGACCGAGGCCTTAGCGGCCGCTATCGCCGTTTCCGGTATTTTTTGGGCTCCTATGGCGCTACTACAACAAACGGCGTCATATCTCATGACTTTCGTCGCGCAGTATTTTGGCGCTAAAGAGCATCAGATGATCGGACCTGCTACGTGGCAGGCGCTCCACGTGAGCGTGATCGGTGGGCTACTCTTTCTCGGCCTGATTCCTCTATCGCAATTAATTTTTGCGGTGGTTGGCCACTCACCTGAGCTGCGCACCATGGAAATCGCGTATTTCGATGCCCTATGCTATTCGGCCTTGCCGACGGCGGTAGTGGCGGCCGTGAGTAGCTTTTTCTCAGGTTTGGGACGCACGCGCGTCATCCTCTGGATCAACTTCATTGGTATGGCGGCCAACGCGTTCTTTGCCTACGTGCTCATATTCGGCAAATGGGGTTTTCCAGCACTAGGTGTGGCTGGTGCCGGTTATGCGACGGCGCTAGCCGGCTACGTGGCGGCGGCGTTTGCGGTGAGTTTACTATTTCGTCAGCAATTTGAACGCGAGTTCAGGATGATTTCAGGCTGGAGGCCAGACTTCGCACTGATTAAAAGGTTTCTCCGCTACGGTTTACCCAGTGGTATGCAGTGGGCTCTCGAAGGCCTGGCTTTTTCGGTATTTCTAATCATTGTCGGCCGGATGAAGGATGGCCAGGCCGCTCTTGCCGGCAGCGGCATCGTGGTTACCGTGATGATGCTGTCGGTACTACCCGCCATGGGAGTCGCCCAAGCGGTAGCTATCCAGGTCGGTCAACTGCTTGGCGAACGCAAGGGCGAAGAGGCCAAGGCCGTCACTTGGTGTGGCATCCACTTGGCTCTCGCTTACATGATGTCGATGGGCCTCAGCTTTGTCTTGGTGCCGCATTTTTACTTGGGTTGGTTTCAAAATCCAAGCAACCTTGCGCTGTGGAACGACGTGGCAAGGATCGTGCCCGTGCTCCTGATGTTTGTGGCTGTCTTCACTTGCTTCGACAGCCTGAATCTAGTTTGCTCGTTCACGCTTAAGGGTGCTGGAGATACGCGTTTTGTTTCCGCCGTCGCCCTGGCCTTGCCCTGGCCGCTTATGGTCCTACCAACATGGATTGCCCGTGAGTGGGACGGTGCACTTTACTGGGCCTGGGGAACTGCGAGCATCTATGCCATGGTGCAGGCGATGATCTTTCTCCGACGATTCCAATCTGGCAAATGGATCACCATGAGTGTGATTCATTAA
- the argB gene encoding acetylglutamate kinase: MISGDKMTAPSRETYVVKIGGAAVDRGDVADELMQQVKTCRDAGVRLVLVHGGGDRLTQVASSLGVEAPFINGRRVTSDALIDVAKMVFAGGVGTDLAAAAYRADLSAIAISGVSAGLVEVVRRGPVQGVDYGWVGDVTQVNTSLLWALLNAGLTPLVASLGIDNQGFIYNVNADTIACRLAVALKADKLIILTGPDGVLRCIDDPLSRVDAIDATAILENKLDFPVSGGMLPKLANLAAATVEGVGAVHVASWRRPEVLAACLGDHTPPMGTRINAPRQTAAY, encoded by the coding sequence ATGATTTCGGGAGATAAGATGACGGCACCCTCGAGAGAAACCTACGTCGTGAAGATTGGTGGTGCCGCGGTTGACCGCGGTGACGTTGCTGATGAACTCATGCAACAGGTCAAAACATGTCGCGATGCTGGAGTACGCCTCGTCTTGGTGCACGGCGGCGGTGATCGCTTGACGCAGGTTGCGAGCAGTCTCGGAGTGGAGGCTCCTTTTATAAATGGGCGACGCGTTACCAGTGATGCCCTGATCGATGTCGCCAAGATGGTGTTCGCTGGCGGTGTCGGCACCGATCTGGCTGCAGCCGCTTACCGGGCTGATTTATCTGCTATTGCGATATCTGGGGTGTCCGCTGGTCTCGTCGAGGTCGTGCGTCGCGGCCCTGTTCAAGGTGTCGACTATGGTTGGGTGGGTGATGTCACTCAAGTGAATACCAGCCTACTGTGGGCCTTGTTAAATGCAGGGCTGACTCCACTGGTAGCAAGTCTTGGTATCGATAATCAAGGTTTTATTTATAATGTTAACGCCGACACGATCGCCTGTCGCTTGGCCGTCGCACTCAAGGCGGACAAATTGATCATTCTCACCGGTCCAGACGGAGTCTTGCGGTGCATCGATGACCCCTTGAGTCGTGTGGACGCGATCGATGCCACCGCAATTTTAGAAAATAAACTGGATTTCCCCGTCTCCGGTGGCATGCTGCCGAAGCTGGCTAATTTGGCAGCTGCCACTGTGGAAGGTGTCGGGGCAGTTCATGTCGCCTCGTGGCGCCGTCCTGAGGTGTTGGCTGCCTGTTTGGGCGATCATACGCCCCCTATGGGGACGCGCATTAACGCTCCGAGACAAACGGCAGCTTACTGA
- a CDS encoding N-acetylornithine carbamoyltransferase, with protein sequence MMRTLTTLSSVWLQQKRHSVTALENPQALTPVTSLRGRSFLSTADLTGAELHQLIDLTITGKAQGRLAFGQPLAGRGVGLVFFNPSLRTRASMVMAVAGLGGQPVPLDISAGAWDLEHETGVVMYGSKSEHVREAVPVLSQYVDAIGVRCFPSFKSLSYDRGEPVLGAFAEYARVPVINLESATAHPCQALADMVTIREKLGGLAGRKLTLVWANHPKVLPHAVPNSFATAALQCGADLTIVAPPEYLPDPAWAQNLDKAAKLSGATLRQTSDLRRGYDGAQIVYAKSWASTAHYGDVQRDLEVRRRYQQWQVTSDLMAHTNNGLFMHCLPVRRNVVVADDVIDGPRSIVVEQAANRLAAQKALLASILA encoded by the coding sequence ATGATGCGCACATTGACTACTTTGTCGAGCGTATGGCTACAGCAGAAAAGGCATTCCGTGACCGCTCTTGAAAACCCGCAAGCTTTGACTCCAGTGACTTCTTTACGTGGCAGGTCTTTCCTGTCGACGGCCGATCTGACGGGTGCAGAATTACATCAACTGATCGACTTAACGATCACGGGTAAAGCCCAGGGGCGCCTCGCCTTTGGTCAACCTCTAGCCGGACGCGGCGTCGGTCTGGTCTTTTTCAATCCCTCGCTGCGCACGCGCGCGTCAATGGTGATGGCCGTGGCTGGTCTAGGTGGGCAGCCCGTGCCGCTCGATATCAGTGCTGGGGCCTGGGACCTGGAACATGAGACCGGTGTGGTCATGTACGGCTCTAAGAGTGAACATGTGCGCGAGGCTGTGCCCGTCCTGTCGCAGTATGTAGATGCAATTGGGGTGCGCTGTTTTCCCAGCTTCAAGTCTCTGAGTTACGATCGGGGAGAACCAGTGCTGGGCGCCTTTGCTGAGTATGCCCGCGTACCTGTGATTAATCTCGAATCGGCGACAGCTCATCCTTGTCAGGCCTTAGCTGACATGGTGACTATTCGGGAAAAATTAGGTGGCTTGGCTGGTCGTAAACTGACTCTGGTTTGGGCAAATCATCCGAAGGTCCTGCCCCATGCCGTTCCTAACTCATTTGCGACGGCAGCCCTGCAGTGTGGCGCTGACCTGACGATCGTCGCTCCGCCAGAATATTTGCCTGACCCAGCGTGGGCACAGAATTTGGACAAAGCCGCCAAGCTGAGCGGAGCGACACTCAGGCAAACATCCGACCTACGCCGTGGCTACGACGGCGCTCAGATTGTCTACGCCAAAAGCTGGGCGTCCACCGCTCACTATGGTGATGTCCAGCGCGATCTCGAGGTGCGTCGACGCTACCAGCAATGGCAGGTGACTTCCGACCTGATGGCACACACCAATAACGGCCTATTTATGCACTGTTTGCCCGTGCGCCGGAATGTCGTCGTCGCTGATGATGTGATCGATGGGCCCCGTTCGATAGTAGTAGAGCAGGCAGCGAATAGGCTGGCAGCACAAAAGGCTCTGCTAGCCTCAATACTGGCATGA
- a CDS encoding aspartate aminotransferase family protein, whose amino-acid sequence MMQETTSNLINVYKRLPVKIVRGQGAWVYDESGTNFLDMYAGHAVTSTGHCHPHLVSRLTEQMSKLLFYSNAVHVEHQEEAAALIAAELPPQLNRVFFCNSGAEAVENCLKAARLATGRQKIVAFDGGFHGRTLGAQAVTGLAKYRQGLAADIAGHTFVPFNDAKAAALAVAGGDVAAIIVEPIQGLAGCRTAEPEFFVALRQICDRHGVLLIFDEMQTGFGRTGSFAFAPRYGVVPDLISFGKGIASGLPVGALVTTDKVASRLRPGDLGTTFGGGPLACLAVCATIEILRREQIYEQVQSRAPRLRAALASLPSVTEVRGEGYLIGVKVDGLAANLQKQLFNRGVLAGTSDDPSILRLMPPLILNDAHIDYFVERMATAEKAFRDRS is encoded by the coding sequence GTGATGCAGGAGACAACAAGTAATCTTATAAATGTTTACAAGAGACTGCCCGTCAAGATTGTCAGAGGGCAAGGCGCTTGGGTGTACGACGAATCAGGCACAAACTTTCTCGACATGTATGCGGGCCATGCAGTGACATCAACTGGCCATTGTCATCCGCATCTAGTGAGCCGTCTGACGGAGCAGATGAGTAAGCTGCTTTTTTATTCTAATGCGGTTCACGTCGAGCATCAGGAAGAAGCTGCTGCACTGATCGCCGCCGAGCTGCCGCCGCAGCTGAACCGCGTATTCTTCTGTAATTCCGGTGCCGAGGCCGTGGAGAATTGCCTTAAAGCAGCGCGCCTGGCGACAGGTAGGCAGAAGATCGTCGCCTTTGACGGTGGATTTCACGGCCGCACACTAGGTGCTCAGGCGGTCACTGGGCTAGCCAAGTACCGTCAGGGCTTAGCGGCAGATATTGCTGGTCACACTTTTGTACCCTTTAATGATGCTAAGGCTGCGGCTCTGGCTGTTGCTGGCGGTGATGTGGCTGCCATCATTGTGGAGCCCATACAGGGTCTAGCTGGATGTCGCACTGCGGAGCCTGAATTTTTCGTCGCACTCAGACAGATCTGTGATCGTCATGGAGTGCTGCTCATCTTCGATGAAATGCAAACGGGTTTTGGCCGTACCGGTAGTTTCGCCTTTGCCCCGCGCTACGGTGTGGTGCCTGATCTCATCAGCTTCGGCAAGGGTATCGCGTCAGGTCTGCCAGTCGGCGCGTTGGTGACTACGGATAAGGTGGCGTCGCGTCTGCGCCCCGGCGATTTAGGCACCACCTTTGGCGGCGGACCGCTTGCCTGTCTTGCGGTCTGTGCGACCATCGAAATTTTGCGGCGCGAGCAAATTTATGAACAGGTCCAGAGTCGTGCGCCACGTCTGCGTGCGGCGCTGGCCTCGCTGCCAAGTGTAACCGAGGTGCGTGGTGAGGGATATCTGATAGGTGTCAAGGTCGATGGCTTGGCAGCAAATTTGCAAAAGCAGCTATTTAATCGCGGGGTACTCGCAGGCACTTCCGATGACCCGTCAATTCTGCGGCTTATGCCGCCACTGATTCTTAATGATGCGCACATTGACTACTTTGTCGAGCGTATGGCTACAGCAGAAAAGGCATTCCGTGACCGCTCTTGA